The Pedobacter roseus genome contains a region encoding:
- a CDS encoding NAD(P)-dependent alcohol dehydrogenase, which yields MIAAKGYAVHSQTDKLAPWNFDRRNVGPKDVLIEILFSGICHSDIHQVRSEWGPARYPMVPGHEIVGRITEVGSAVTKFKVGELAGIGCMVDSCKECPTCKGGQQQFCEKGETVWTYNSVERDKTTPTYGGYSNKIVCTEEFVVHVSDKLPLAGVAPLLCAGITTYSPIKRWGITKGHKVAVLGLGGLGHMAVKFAVAFGAEVTVLSTSPSKEADARNLGAHNFVITKDPEQLKQYAKHFDFIIDSVSAPHDYEMYFKLLNVNGVHICVGIPAEPIKFPGSGLMHGNRVLTASSIGGIEETQEMLDFCAAHDIVSDVEVININYVNEAYERVLASDVKYRFVIDMDTL from the coding sequence ATGATAGCTGCAAAAGGATACGCTGTTCACAGCCAAACTGATAAATTGGCTCCATGGAATTTCGATAGAAGGAATGTTGGGCCGAAAGATGTATTAATAGAAATTTTATTTAGTGGAATATGCCATTCTGATATCCACCAGGTAAGGAGCGAATGGGGACCAGCAAGGTATCCGATGGTTCCGGGACATGAAATTGTTGGACGCATTACTGAAGTGGGATCAGCCGTTACTAAATTCAAAGTAGGCGAATTAGCAGGGATTGGCTGTATGGTAGATAGCTGTAAAGAATGCCCTACCTGCAAAGGTGGTCAGCAACAGTTCTGCGAGAAAGGCGAAACCGTTTGGACTTACAATAGCGTAGAACGCGATAAAACTACACCAACTTATGGCGGTTATTCGAACAAAATTGTTTGTACGGAAGAATTTGTGGTGCATGTTTCAGATAAATTACCTTTGGCAGGTGTTGCACCATTATTATGTGCAGGTATTACCACTTATTCGCCGATTAAGCGTTGGGGAATTACAAAAGGACATAAAGTTGCGGTTTTAGGTTTGGGTGGTTTGGGCCACATGGCGGTTAAATTTGCGGTTGCCTTTGGTGCTGAAGTAACGGTTTTAAGTACTTCTCCATCAAAAGAAGCCGATGCCAGAAATTTAGGTGCACATAACTTTGTGATCACTAAAGATCCTGAGCAATTAAAACAATATGCCAAACATTTCGATTTCATTATCGATTCGGTTTCTGCACCGCATGATTACGAAATGTATTTCAAATTATTAAACGTTAATGGTGTACATATCTGTGTAGGTATACCAGCTGAACCTATAAAATTCCCGGGCTCGGGCTTGATGCATGGCAACAGGGTTTTAACAGCTTCTAGTATAGGTGGGATAGAAGAAACACAGGAAATGCTTGATTTCTGTGCAGCACACGATATTGTTTCTGACGTGGAAGTGATTAACATCAACTACGTTAACGAAGCTTATGAACGCGTATTAGCCAGTGATGTGAAATACCGTTTCGTAATTGATATGGATACATTGTAA
- a CDS encoding 3-hydroxyacyl-CoA dehydrogenase family protein, with amino-acid sequence MKQIAVIGSGTMGNGIAHTFAQFNYQVNLIDINQSALDKAIQTINKNLDRQVTKGTLTEEQKNGTLQNITTYTSIKDGIKNVDLVVEAATENVELKLKIFKDLDEHAPAHAILASNTSSISITQIAAVTGRGDKVIGMHFMNPVPVMKLVEVIRGYATSNETTNTIMSLSQSLEKVPVEVNDYPGFVANRILMPMINEAIYTLYEGVAGVYEIDTVMKLGMAHPMGPLQLADFIGLDVCLAILKVLHDGFGNPKYAPCPLLVNMVAAGKKGAKSGEGFYQYTAGSKDLVVSDKFKKS; translated from the coding sequence ATGAAACAAATTGCAGTTATAGGATCTGGAACAATGGGAAATGGTATAGCCCATACCTTTGCACAATTCAATTATCAGGTAAACCTGATCGACATTAACCAATCTGCTTTAGATAAAGCCATCCAAACAATTAATAAAAACCTCGACAGGCAAGTTACCAAAGGTACCTTGACTGAAGAGCAGAAAAACGGTACGCTTCAAAACATCACCACCTATACTTCAATAAAAGATGGTATTAAAAATGTCGATTTAGTGGTAGAAGCCGCAACAGAAAATGTTGAGCTGAAACTTAAAATCTTTAAAGATTTAGATGAGCATGCTCCGGCACATGCCATCCTGGCCTCTAATACATCTTCCATTTCCATTACGCAGATTGCTGCAGTAACTGGCAGAGGAGATAAAGTAATTGGGATGCATTTTATGAATCCTGTTCCGGTAATGAAACTGGTTGAGGTTATCCGAGGTTATGCCACCAGTAATGAGACAACCAATACCATTATGTCGCTTTCTCAAAGTTTAGAAAAAGTACCGGTAGAAGTAAATGATTACCCTGGTTTTGTAGCCAACCGCATTTTAATGCCGATGATCAATGAAGCCATTTACACCCTTTATGAAGGAGTTGCGGGTGTTTACGAAATCGATACTGTAATGAAACTGGGAATGGCTCACCCGATGGGTCCGTTGCAATTGGCAGATTTTATAGGTTTGGATGTTTGCCTCGCCATTTTAAAAGTGTTACATGATGGTTTTGGTAACCCGAAATATGCGCCTTGCCCTTTACTGGTAAATATGGTTGCTGCAGGTAAAAAGGGCGCCAAAAGCGGCGAAGGCTTTTATCAATATACAGCGGGCTCAAAAGACTTGGTAGTTTCGGATAAATTTAAAAAATCCTAA
- the queG gene encoding tRNA epoxyqueuosine(34) reductase QueG codes for MYNNSAKYSQLIKDEALRLGFMACGISKAEFLEEEAPRLEKWLNQNRHGEMKYMENYFDKRLDPTLLVEGAKSVISLSLNYYTEEKQSDPNAPKISKYAYGQDYHTVIKDKLKALTYFIEENIGEVSGRAFVDSAPVLDRAWAKKSGIGWIGKNSNLISKTNGSFFFLAELIVDLELDYDHPYQADYCGSCTRCLDACPTDAIIAPQIVDGTKCISYLTIELKNEIPNEFKDKMSNWMFGCDICQDVCPWNRFSKAHNESAFKPENGLLDLNAKDLTEITDDVFKKVFKGSAVKRTKYAGLKRNIDFLKPA; via the coding sequence GTGTACAACAATTCTGCAAAATATAGCCAATTGATTAAAGATGAAGCCCTTCGTTTGGGTTTTATGGCCTGTGGCATTTCTAAAGCCGAGTTTCTGGAAGAAGAAGCACCAAGGTTAGAAAAATGGCTTAATCAAAATCGCCATGGTGAGATGAAATACATGGAAAACTATTTCGATAAACGCCTCGACCCGACACTTTTGGTTGAAGGCGCCAAATCGGTAATTTCTTTATCGCTAAATTATTATACCGAAGAAAAACAATCGGATCCAAACGCACCAAAAATCTCCAAATATGCCTACGGACAGGATTACCACACGGTTATTAAAGATAAACTAAAAGCACTTACCTATTTTATTGAGGAAAATATCGGCGAAGTTTCAGGAAGGGCCTTTGTAGATTCGGCGCCTGTTTTAGACCGTGCCTGGGCAAAAAAATCGGGAATTGGCTGGATCGGGAAAAACTCTAACCTGATCAGTAAAACCAATGGTTCTTTTTTCTTTCTGGCAGAGCTGATTGTCGACCTGGAATTAGATTATGATCATCCTTATCAGGCCGATTATTGCGGAAGCTGTACACGCTGTTTAGACGCCTGCCCTACTGATGCAATTATTGCCCCGCAAATTGTAGATGGCACTAAATGCATTTCTTACCTCACCATTGAGCTTAAAAATGAAATCCCTAACGAGTTTAAGGATAAAATGAGCAACTGGATGTTCGGTTGTGATATTTGTCAGGATGTTTGTCCCTGGAACCGTTTTTCGAAGGCGCACAATGAAAGTGCTTTTAAACCTGAAAATGGTTTATTGGACCTGAATGCAAAAGATTTAACTGAAATTACAGATGATGTTTTTAAAAAGGTTTTTAAAGGATCAGCAGTAAAACGTACCAAATATGCGGGACTTAAAAGAAATATCGATTTTTTGAAACCTGCATAG
- a CDS encoding SusC/RagA family TonB-linked outer membrane protein, whose product MKRKLLKCLLFFIVLLVTKVSAQERIVTGVVSAKEDGLPLPGVSVKVKGTSNGVTTGANGVYSIKVASGAQTLVFTFIGYKTREQNVNTKNIDVTLESDVNSLDEVVIAAGGIKRTAREQGYASTRIDNESLTAGKSPTIAGGLVGKVPGLQINAVGSGVNPSYRLVLRGNRSITGNNQALIVLDGAVVPNAILGNLNPDDIDDITVLNGASGAALYGSDASNGALIITTKKGKIGTPVIKVANTTVLEQVSYYPLLQNRFGSGSTSGAQVYDPIENQQYGPAFDGTLRAIGRVTESGAQQYTPYSATDDKYDFWKTGVSNQTDFSISSADEKSSTYLSAQYLDGSGTTPKDKYTRAAIRFNGSRNFSKRFTANYNASYTQNKYDITSATSTVYDNLLNTPAQIPLLSYSNWQDATGWDNPDSYYNDYYKNPYWSIDNYRQNTTNDYLTGLLELKYKAADWLDFTYRAAISNRYYKNKNSTTGYNYTQYTLDHSAKTNQSSGVSDEMLNTSNFSTDFFANIKKEVKDFSFNALLGTSLKSYVYKDLNASGSGLQVSELYNLGNITGTPSAGEANYNTRQYGVWADVTIGYKKYLYVHVTGRNDWVSVLAPANRSFFYPAADVSFIPTDAFSFLKNSKVLDYLKIRAGVSKVGNVNVGNTTNGGAYSLQSTFDSQTGYGYGTGYTPNNTLVSSNLKPEITTGYEGGVDFRLFQGLVDGTVTYYNTSSTGQAITAGVPITTGYNYYLLNTGELTNEGLETALHFTPIRKGDWKLTLGGNYTYNNNKLVSLSNDLTRIGVSNSSTIFGQVGSVYPVIIGSDYIRDSEGRVVVDKNTGYPVGKTEGNILGNTIPKNRLGLDFQLSYKSLTLSGLFEYRSNYVQYSTAGSTYDFSGSSARSAYYNREKFVFPNSSYYDSASGTYVANNSVTVSDGGAGFWTSSSLYSSVTSNYVYSGNYWKLRELALAYKLPSSVLRNVKFIKSATISAQGRNLFIWLPKSNEYADPDYSNNGSDSNAVGITSLSQTPPTRYYGGTISLTF is encoded by the coding sequence ATGAAAAGAAAACTACTAAAGTGTTTGTTGTTCTTTATTGTTTTGCTGGTAACCAAAGTTTCGGCGCAAGAAAGAATTGTTACAGGAGTGGTATCGGCCAAAGAAGACGGCTTACCGCTTCCCGGGGTAAGTGTAAAAGTAAAAGGTACAAGTAATGGCGTAACCACTGGCGCCAACGGAGTTTATTCCATCAAAGTAGCATCGGGTGCCCAAACCCTTGTATTTACTTTTATCGGTTACAAAACAAGAGAACAGAATGTGAATACCAAAAACATTGATGTAACGCTTGAATCTGATGTAAACAGTCTGGATGAAGTGGTAATTGCAGCCGGAGGTATTAAAAGAACAGCCAGAGAGCAGGGGTATGCTTCTACCAGGATAGATAACGAATCGTTAACTGCTGGTAAATCACCAACCATTGCGGGAGGTTTGGTAGGTAAAGTGCCTGGTTTGCAGATCAATGCGGTAGGTAGCGGTGTAAATCCCAGTTACCGTTTGGTATTGAGGGGTAACCGCTCCATTACCGGTAATAACCAGGCGCTTATTGTATTGGACGGGGCTGTGGTACCCAATGCCATCCTGGGAAATTTAAATCCTGACGATATTGATGATATTACGGTATTAAATGGAGCAAGTGGTGCTGCATTATACGGTTCTGATGCTTCTAACGGGGCCTTGATTATCACCACCAAAAAAGGAAAGATCGGAACGCCGGTAATCAAAGTAGCTAATACTACGGTTTTGGAGCAAGTGAGTTATTACCCATTATTGCAGAACCGTTTCGGTTCAGGTTCTACATCTGGTGCACAGGTTTACGATCCGATAGAAAACCAGCAGTATGGTCCTGCATTTGATGGAACATTGAGGGCCATTGGTCGCGTTACCGAAAGCGGTGCGCAACAGTATACGCCTTATTCGGCTACCGATGATAAATACGATTTCTGGAAGACAGGAGTATCTAACCAAACCGATTTTTCGATTTCATCGGCTGATGAAAAATCATCAACTTACTTATCTGCACAGTATTTAGATGGATCTGGAACCACACCAAAAGATAAATACACCAGAGCAGCCATAAGATTTAATGGTTCGCGCAATTTTAGCAAAAGGTTTACTGCAAATTATAATGCCAGTTATACACAGAATAAGTACGATATTACCAGTGCAACTTCTACAGTTTATGATAACCTCTTAAACACACCTGCCCAGATACCTTTGTTGTCGTATTCAAACTGGCAGGATGCAACAGGCTGGGACAATCCTGATAGCTATTATAATGATTATTACAAAAACCCTTACTGGTCTATAGATAATTACAGGCAAAATACCACCAACGATTATTTGACCGGGTTACTGGAGTTGAAATATAAAGCAGCTGATTGGTTGGATTTTACTTACAGAGCTGCTATCTCTAACCGTTATTACAAGAATAAGAATAGCACAACAGGTTATAATTATACACAGTATACTTTAGATCATTCGGCTAAAACAAACCAAAGCAGTGGGGTGAGTGATGAGATGCTGAACACCAGTAATTTTAGTACCGACTTTTTTGCCAATATTAAAAAAGAGGTGAAAGATTTCTCTTTCAATGCTTTGCTTGGAACATCTTTAAAAAGTTATGTCTATAAAGACCTAAATGCATCAGGCAGTGGTTTGCAGGTAAGTGAACTGTATAATTTGGGTAACATTACCGGAACACCATCTGCTGGTGAAGCCAACTACAATACGCGTCAATATGGTGTATGGGCCGATGTAACCATTGGTTATAAAAAATACCTGTATGTGCATGTAACAGGCAGGAACGATTGGGTGTCGGTGCTTGCTCCGGCCAACAGATCATTTTTCTATCCTGCAGCAGATGTGTCGTTTATCCCGACTGATGCTTTTAGTTTTCTGAAAAACAGTAAAGTTTTAGATTACCTGAAAATCAGGGCAGGAGTTTCGAAAGTGGGTAATGTAAACGTGGGTAATACTACAAACGGTGGTGCTTATTCGTTGCAATCTACCTTCGATTCTCAAACAGGCTATGGTTACGGCACAGGATATACACCTAATAATACGTTGGTATCGAGTAATTTAAAACCAGAGATTACTACTGGTTATGAAGGTGGTGTAGATTTCAGGTTATTTCAGGGGCTGGTTGATGGAACGGTAACCTACTACAATACCAGTTCAACAGGGCAGGCCATTACTGCTGGCGTTCCTATCACTACAGGTTATAACTATTACCTTTTAAATACCGGAGAATTGACCAATGAAGGTTTGGAAACGGCACTGCACTTTACGCCGATTAGAAAAGGAGACTGGAAATTAACGCTTGGTGGTAACTATACTTATAATAATAACAAATTAGTATCGCTTTCTAACGATTTAACCCGTATTGGGGTGAGCAACAGTTCAACCATTTTTGGTCAGGTGGGTAGTGTTTATCCGGTAATTATCGGGTCTGATTATATCCGCGATTCGGAAGGCAGGGTAGTGGTTGATAAAAACACTGGTTATCCTGTAGGAAAAACGGAAGGAAATATTTTGGGTAATACCATTCCTAAAAACAGATTAGGGCTCGATTTTCAACTTTCATACAAAAGTTTGACCTTATCTGGATTGTTTGAGTACAGGTCTAACTATGTACAATATAGCACGGCAGGTTCTACTTATGACTTTTCTGGTTCATCGGCCAGAAGTGCTTATTACAACAGAGAAAAGTTTGTTTTTCCTAATTCATCATATTACGATTCGGCCAGTGGAACTTATGTGGCCAATAACAGTGTTACGGTATCAGATGGCGGTGCGGGCTTTTGGACGAGCAGCAGTTTGTATTCAAGTGTAACCAGTAACTATGTGTATTCGGGAAATTACTGGAAATTAAGGGAGCTGGCTTTGGCTTACAAACTTCCATCTTCAGTATTACGCAATGTGAAATTTATTAAGTCGGCTACCATCAGTGCACAGGGTAGAAATTTATTCATCTGGTTGCCAAAATCTAACGAATATGCCGATCCTGATTACAGTAATAACGGATCAGACAGTAATGCTGTAGGTATTACTTCCTTATCGCAAACACCTCCAACCCGTTACTATGGTGGAACTATATCATTAACTTTCTAA
- a CDS encoding bifunctional GNAT family N-acetyltransferase/carbon-nitrogen hydrolase family protein, with protein MNIELRKLTLEDYADLKESMLQAYDSMGGSIWPKSSIAKLLNIFPEGQLCIAVDDKVVACSLAIIVEYDEYGDRHTYKLITGDYSFSTHDPNGDTLYGIEIFVHPEFRGLRLGRRLYEARKELCESLNLKSIIAGGRIPGYHEYADRLSPRQYIDKVKSKEIYDPTLTFQISNDFHVRKVLKNYLPGDKESKEYATLIEWNNIYYQGIDASARSAMTIRLGLVQWEMRLFPNMEAFYEQVEFFVDALSGYKSDFILFPELFNTPLLQPYNHLPEIEAMRKLAEKTEEIVQKMHEYALSYNVNIITGSMPLLVEGKLYNATYLCHRTGKIDEYRKIHITPNEQKYYGMIGGDKVQVFDTDCGKVGILICYDVEFPELSRIYADQGMQILFVPFLTDTQNGYTRVRHCAQARAIENECYVAIAGCVGNLPKVNNMDIQFAQSAVFTPSDFAFPTNAIKAEATPNTEMVLVVDVDLHLLDELHHYGTVKVLKDRRKDLYQVKLLK; from the coding sequence ATGAATATTGAATTACGTAAACTAACGCTCGAAGATTACGCAGATCTTAAAGAATCTATGCTTCAGGCTTACGACAGCATGGGTGGTTCCATCTGGCCAAAATCTAGTATCGCCAAACTTTTAAATATTTTTCCCGAAGGACAACTTTGTATTGCAGTTGACGATAAGGTGGTTGCCTGTTCGTTAGCCATTATTGTAGAATATGACGAGTACGGAGACAGGCACACCTATAAACTCATTACGGGTGATTATTCCTTTTCTACGCACGATCCAAATGGTGATACGCTTTACGGGATCGAAATTTTCGTTCACCCAGAATTTCGCGGCTTGCGCTTGGGAAGAAGGCTATATGAAGCCCGAAAAGAGCTTTGCGAAAGTTTAAACCTTAAAAGTATTATTGCCGGAGGTAGAATACCAGGATACCATGAATATGCAGATCGACTTAGTCCACGACAATACATTGACAAGGTAAAATCTAAGGAAATTTACGATCCTACCCTTACTTTTCAGATTTCCAATGATTTTCACGTAAGAAAAGTATTAAAAAACTATTTACCAGGTGATAAAGAATCAAAAGAATATGCCACTTTAATTGAGTGGAACAACATTTATTATCAAGGTATAGATGCTTCTGCCCGTTCTGCAATGACCATTCGTTTAGGTTTAGTACAATGGGAAATGCGTTTATTTCCTAATATGGAGGCATTTTATGAGCAGGTAGAATTTTTTGTTGATGCGCTGAGTGGCTACAAATCGGATTTTATATTGTTCCCTGAGCTATTTAACACGCCTTTGCTTCAACCCTACAATCATTTGCCCGAAATTGAGGCCATGCGCAAGCTTGCCGAAAAAACAGAAGAAATTGTACAGAAAATGCATGAGTATGCCCTGAGTTATAATGTAAACATTATTACAGGAAGTATGCCATTACTGGTTGAAGGGAAACTTTACAATGCCACCTACCTTTGTCATCGCACAGGTAAAATAGATGAATACAGGAAAATCCATATTACCCCTAATGAGCAAAAATATTATGGAATGATTGGTGGAGATAAGGTTCAGGTTTTTGATACGGATTGCGGTAAAGTAGGTATTTTGATTTGTTATGATGTAGAATTTCCTGAATTGAGCCGCATTTATGCTGATCAGGGCATGCAAATCCTTTTTGTTCCTTTTTTAACAGATACACAAAACGGTTATACACGTGTTCGCCATTGCGCACAGGCCAGAGCAATTGAGAATGAATGTTATGTAGCCATTGCTGGTTGTGTAGGTAATTTACCAAAAGTAAACAATATGGATATTCAGTTTGCGCAATCGGCTGTTTTCACACCCTCTGATTTTGCATTCCCAACCAATGCCATTAAAGCTGAAGCTACGCCAAATACAGAGATGGTTTTGGTAGTTGATGTTGATTTACACTTATTGGATGAATTACACCACTACGGAACAGTAAAAGTATTAAAAGACCGCAGAAAAGACCTTTACCAGGTAAAACTCTTAAAATAA
- a CDS encoding SusD/RagB family nutrient-binding outer membrane lipoprotein, which yields MKRFLKLTFLLTIIFAAQGCKKSYLDINDNTNSATSSSPELVLPATLNNTASNFITYFNYGAWMAGYQANAGGYSFSGSTYFTYNWNSGTNNGLFNSAFSDLRSYQYIITSTSGVSKYVLFNAVARVMKSYYYQILVDEYGNVPYTEGLAGIDNLTPHYDDAATIYKSLVTEIDAAIAQLKANGSSTVVKALGSADVMFGGDVTKWIQFANNVKLRILTRAQDGPLASFAATAFGTFSSEGFLTDDVLINPGYVSTSARQNPLWNTYHSTYTGSNGAYAAQQIPTKWIFSFYNGTKLSDATRGALIYKNYAANTTPTNQLGNESNVPSWISGYPAWYIGVGTALSAPNAQGIIKSRVMGQLIMPAAETYFLLAEAALKGHTLSGDAASNFDNGIRASYNYLQKSGATTTSATSAVLDAYLTAYKAANSASYLVNYSLATTAAQRLEAIITQKYIALNFINGFEAWQEYKRTGYPAISGTAANTTFVSLQSSATAADRLPVRNLYPTTEYNLNPNVPTGLNAYTSKIFWDVNTN from the coding sequence ATGAAAAGATTTTTAAAATTAACTTTCCTTCTAACCATTATTTTTGCTGCTCAGGGCTGTAAAAAAAGTTACCTGGATATCAACGACAATACCAACTCGGCAACCTCTTCTTCTCCTGAACTGGTTTTGCCTGCTACCTTAAATAATACGGCTTCAAACTTTATTACCTATTTCAATTATGGCGCATGGATGGCCGGGTATCAGGCCAATGCAGGTGGTTATTCTTTTTCAGGATCAACCTATTTTACCTATAACTGGAATTCGGGTACCAACAATGGCTTATTTAACAGTGCATTTTCCGATTTAAGAAGTTACCAGTATATCATCACTTCAACTTCAGGGGTTAGTAAATATGTATTGTTTAATGCAGTGGCGAGGGTAATGAAATCATATTATTACCAGATCCTGGTTGATGAATATGGTAATGTGCCTTATACAGAAGGTTTGGCGGGAATTGATAACCTTACGCCACATTACGATGATGCAGCAACCATTTACAAATCGTTGGTAACAGAGATTGATGCTGCTATTGCGCAGCTAAAAGCAAATGGCTCGAGCACTGTGGTAAAGGCTTTAGGTTCGGCAGATGTGATGTTTGGTGGCGATGTTACCAAATGGATCCAGTTTGCAAACAACGTTAAACTGCGTATTTTAACAAGGGCACAGGACGGACCTTTAGCTTCGTTTGCAGCTACTGCTTTTGGCACTTTCTCTTCCGAAGGTTTTTTAACCGATGATGTGTTGATTAATCCTGGTTATGTAAGTACCAGTGCACGTCAAAATCCGCTATGGAATACTTATCATTCTACCTATACAGGAAGTAATGGTGCTTATGCAGCTCAACAGATCCCAACGAAATGGATTTTTTCTTTCTATAACGGCACAAAACTAAGCGATGCAACACGTGGCGCACTGATTTATAAAAATTATGCTGCTAACACTACACCAACCAATCAATTGGGCAACGAAAGCAATGTGCCTTCGTGGATTTCCGGCTACCCGGCCTGGTATATTGGTGTTGGAACAGCCCTAAGTGCACCAAATGCTCAAGGAATCATAAAAAGCAGGGTAATGGGACAGTTGATTATGCCAGCTGCTGAAACTTATTTTTTACTTGCCGAAGCAGCTTTAAAAGGTCATACTTTATCAGGTGATGCAGCAAGCAATTTCGATAACGGGATCAGGGCTTCATACAATTACCTTCAAAAATCGGGCGCAACCACTACATCGGCTACCAGTGCTGTTTTAGATGCCTACCTCACTGCTTACAAAGCTGCAAATTCGGCTAGTTATCTGGTTAATTACAGTTTAGCAACTACTGCAGCACAACGTTTGGAAGCCATTATTACACAAAAATACATTGCCCTCAATTTTATAAATGGTTTCGAAGCCTGGCAGGAGTATAAAAGAACAGGCTATCCGGCCATATCGGGCACGGCAGCCAATACAACTTTTGTGTCGTTGCAGTCTTCGGCCACAGCAGCAGACCGCTTGCCTGTACGAAACCTGTATCCAACAACAGAGTATAATTTAAATCCGAATGTTCCCACTGGTTTGAACGCTTATACTTCAAAAATCTTTTGGGACGTAAATACTAACTAG
- the ruvB gene encoding Holliday junction branch migration DNA helicase RuvB yields MNEHLDPEANNLTPTDRDIERVLRPQAFEDFTGQEKVMENLKIFVQAAKLRGEALDHVLLHGPPGLGKTTLSHIIANEMATGIKVTSGPVLDKPGDLAGLLTGLDEGDILFIDEIHRLSPLVEEYLYSAMEDFKIDIMLETGPNARSVQISLNPFTLVGATTRSGLLTAPLRARFGINARLAYYDAKLLTTIVLRSSEILKTPISDEGAYEIARRSRGTPRIANALLRRTRDFAQIKGNGNIDTEIARYALNALNVDEHGLDEMDNRILVTIIDKFKGGPVGLKTIATAVGEDEGTIEEVYEPFLIQEGYIMRTSRGREVTEAAYKHLKKNYPGQTGKLF; encoded by the coding sequence ATGAATGAGCATCTGGATCCTGAAGCAAACAACTTAACCCCTACCGATCGTGATATTGAAAGGGTTTTAAGGCCGCAGGCTTTTGAAGATTTTACGGGACAGGAAAAAGTGATGGAAAACCTGAAGATTTTTGTTCAGGCAGCAAAACTCCGTGGAGAAGCTTTAGATCATGTGCTTTTGCATGGCCCTCCGGGATTGGGTAAAACCACCCTTTCTCATATCATTGCCAACGAAATGGCTACGGGTATTAAGGTAACTTCTGGTCCTGTTTTAGATAAACCCGGCGATTTAGCAGGCTTGTTAACAGGCTTAGATGAAGGCGATATCCTTTTTATTGATGAGATTCACCGTTTATCGCCCCTGGTAGAAGAATACCTGTATTCGGCCATGGAAGATTTTAAGATCGATATTATGCTTGAAACCGGTCCTAATGCCCGTTCAGTGCAGATATCACTTAACCCTTTTACACTTGTTGGCGCCACTACCCGTTCCGGATTGTTAACGGCTCCTTTAAGGGCGCGTTTCGGTATTAATGCCCGCTTAGCCTATTACGATGCTAAACTACTAACGACAATTGTTTTACGGTCATCTGAGATATTAAAAACACCGATCAGCGATGAAGGTGCTTACGAAATTGCCCGCCGTAGCCGTGGCACACCACGTATTGCCAATGCACTTTTGCGGAGAACAAGGGATTTTGCACAGATTAAAGGAAACGGAAATATAGATACCGAAATTGCCCGTTATGCCTTAAATGCACTCAATGTAGATGAACACGGCTTAGACGAAATGGATAACAGGATTCTGGTTACCATTATCGATAAATTTAAAGGTGGTCCGGTGGGTTTAAAAACCATTGCAACTGCCGTAGGAGAAGATGAAGGCACTATTGAAGAAGTTTACGAACCGTTTTTGATCCAGGAAGGTTATATTATGCGTACGTCACGTGGCCGGGAGGTTACCGAAGCAGCGTATAAACATTTAAAGAAGAATTATCCGGGGCAAACGGGGAAGTTGTTTTAA